The DNA segment TCAGATGTAGCTGCTGCCCTAAACACAACGCTCGAAGGTAGAACACTGGGATTGCCTTTATAGTCACATCCATCCTTTTCCTCTCAGCCAGCATTCTTTCATGTAGGACATCCATCTTGCTAAGTCTTTCTCTAATTATGTTAACAGCAGGATTGCAGCTGTCAGTGGAACCTGGCTGCTGTGTAATTGGGGTTTCTAGGAGTCATTCCTGATGTTGATCTTCTGAGAGAATAAAGAGGGTGaaaggttcacacacacacacacacacacaaacacacacacacacacacacacacacacacacagacagatagGTTCAGATCTATCTGATCAGTTTAGTGttaaataaaaagctgctgaCTCGAGGTAAACAGAGACAGCTCATTCCGAGGAGATCAGCCTCTATGTAAATAGGATGCACCTTTAAACACTTTCTTTACTAAGATGTGCTGATGATCGGAgcaacacacacctggacaactaTTTTGCATCAGTTAGCTCGCATGAATTTTACCTAGCGAGTAGCAAGTCCACCCTAAATACTGTGCTGTAATTTGGAAgtaaaaggagggaaaacaacagCGATGTTTTCCACATGTGCTCGGACTCACTGGATCTCATCACTGATGATAGTCTCTGACAGACTGAATCCAATCAAAGTCTGAAGCAACAAGTGTACCCATATGTAACTTGTGCTAAAGCCCAGGTGACCTTCAGGGGTGACCTTCAGAGTCCCTCAGCACACGCCGCTCTCTTATATGTTTGAACCAATTGGATGTGGCCTCAGAGCTTAATACGGTCTATACTCACCATTTTAAAACTGAGGCCCCGATTAGAGTTTGATCCCTGCCGTGGCCACCTGTGCTATGGACACATGGTGCCACTCAGTACATCACTGGGGATGTAAGTCTCCCAGCACACTGGCATTCATGGATCTGTAGGATTTGCCGGGGAAACCGTTGCACTTGCCACACAGCTTGAAGCCAAAATTTGTTTTACGGAGGGGAAATTCTTAATTCTTAAATCTCTCTATTTTTACTGTGTCTTGATATGATATATATTGAATtcggaaaaataaaaacaccggAATAAAgggaagctgtttttttttcttgttaaaACTGAGTTGTGCAAGGAACaaataaagtaaagaagaaaagaaaaacaagtgcaTTTATATCAGTTAAGGCTACACAGAATGGTCTGTACTGTATTATAGCCGCTGCTATTTTCTTAATGTTTACGAGTAGAAAGTAAATGAGAAATGTGCATGTTGCACTCATGCAGACAGGGGAAAGCCCAGCAACCTCTGACAGCTCTTTTTATAAACAGTATCCAGGAGAGGCGAACACATAGCAATCAGTGACGCGCAACACACATCCATGTCAGCGCGAGCAGTAACCAACACATTTCTTTACTGTGCGCTCCTGAAATGAGGCGTTTTTCATTCGTTTTTGGAAGATCCACAACTGTGGTGGCAACTAGAACAACCACagtcaggcacacacacacacacacatgcacacaatgtACGGACGGCCCATTGTTATTTTGCTCAAGCAGTGAAGATGTGTCCTGGCCAACGGGAAAGTCCGCAGAAACAACAGCTAAACTGATTTAGTGAGCAGACATCCGCGACATCTGGCGCGCATCGACCTGCTGCGTGTCAGGCGTACTGAGTGGTCATAGTTTTTCGGCCTGATCTTCTCTGGAAATTACATACAGGTTTTGAAGCAATGACTACCAAACAGTTTGTGCAGTCCTACTCACTTCAAAGGCTCAGTGGCTGCAGCCCATcagggattttaaaaaaaataaaaaagtgactGACATGCAGAGATATGCAGTGATCTGTCTCCAATACTGCAGATGGACGTCCTTCCTGAAGTGTCTTCTGTAGAGCAGGGAGAAGTCGCCTCAGGACCCTCTCCACCGGGACCTTTAATCTTACAGCTGTGACCTTTCTGTGAACTCTGGTTTACTGGAAGCTTTGTTGGGAAGCTctccaaaacaaaacaaaaaaaagagagagctaTGCACaacatgattttcatgccaTTGGAGTTGAAgtccttgtttttttcctgcagctcaTCACTGCTTCCCTTTCCTGGGCCTTCCAGCAGCAGGGTGACCCACCAAAATACCAATACCTTGACCCTGTGACCTCAGACCTCCTGATGTGTGACCAGTGCCCGCCAGGCACAGCCGTGAAAACTCACTGCACGGCTGATGCTCCCACAGAGTGCCAGGCCTGCCCCGAGAAGCACTTTGCAGAGAATTGGCACTGGGGAGATACGTGCCAGTTCTGCACCTCAGTATGTATGAACCCAAATGTTTAGCAATGCTGGTTTTCTTCTGTACACAGATAAACTCGGGAATCTTCGGAATTCCTTTCCCTGCTACTGTCTTTCCCTGAGAtgaacatctttgttttttctttttttcaaaagtTTTCCCCATCGTAAAAAATACATTGTGATTCATATGCTGTCTTATGTATGCTGTACATGCAACAGGTGTGTGACTGCTTttcgtgtatgtgtgtgtgtgtgtgtctaggtgTGTAAAGAGAGGCAACTTGTCAAGCAGCAGTGTAACAGAACGCATGATCAGCTCTGCGAGTGCGCGCCAGGCTACCACCTAGTGGTGGAATTTTGCATTGCACACAATAGCTGTCCGCCAGGCTATGGAGTGACAGCTGCAGGTAAGAACGGGATTACATTGATTTTTCTTCGCGATAAGGTCGTCTGTATATAAGATTATTTCTCTGTCTGAAGATCAATGAGCTTAATAAGACTTTTAAGACAAGACTTAATAAGACACGTGCTTGGTTTATTatgtgggtttatttttaacagAAACCCTTTGCTGTATATTATATTTTTCCTTAAATCTCTTCTTTTGCACCATGGGAAGCCTTTTTCTCCTGTctctttcatcttcctctttgtGTGTCATTTGTGTGTCTGACCTATTCCAGATGctcatatttcttcttttttttcagaaCCAGtgtttactgtttgtttttttaaaatctcatgTTCCTAATCATTTGCTCATGACCTTTTAGATACAGGTACAGTGTTTGTTCTAAATTCAAATGAATAGAGTAGAGCAAAATGCCTATTTGTTCCGCCTGTGTTTCCAATTTAATAATTGGCAAAGAAGCCTCAAAGAGAGACAATGGGACTTCTGTTGAGTTTAGGCAGATTTAAATCTTTAATTAGTGGAAGGTACAAACCTACTTCCAGCGCAGCTATAATTCAGTGGACTGAAGTTTGATACGAATTTAGAGACATTCTtgtaaaaatagatttttaatcAGCTACCTCATAATAATGCTATTTTAAAGTGTGATAAATTAAAGAAAGATGGAGCCGCTTGCAGCAGCCTGGCGCGATCTCCTGTTGTCTGATTTCAGATGACTGGTTTAAATTAAAAgtatctaaataaataaagtcaaaaGCGGTGTTTATTTCTCGGTGATGGCAACATACAAATACCGAGTCTTTCTGCAGGGTGATGTTTATGGAAAGAAAAAGTCATCCTCACAGTTTTTACAGTGTGAGGATGGATCATGATATTTTCCGTGAATGTCACGATTTTGCCAGTGCAGCATTTTAGAGAGGATAAAACGTGGAAATGATAAACAGCTTCACCCGATCCATTCAGCAACGCCTCAACGCAGTCACTCTGTGGTCAAGTGTGACGTATCCAATCACACTAAATGTCATTTTGGATGGATGCTCCAGTGGGGCAGTGGTTGGATCACTCACCCCATAGGTCATGTTTCAGTCATGTGAAAGAGTAGCTGCATCATATGCGATATCTCGTATTTAAACAATCAGAAGAATATGTTGACTCCGAATATTCACTGGACGTGTGTTCCTGTTTGTGTTACGCACAAAAGTCTAGTAAAAGGGAACCCCAGCAAGAGATTTCCTTACTAGAAAAGTGGGCACAAATTGTTTGCTGAATGCTGAATGAACAACGTTCAAAAAAATATCTGGTtcaatctcctctcctctcctctcctctcccctcccctcctctcctctcctctcctctcctctgctaaTATGAAAACTATATGTTGATATGACATTTTCCAACTGAACTGAGGTGCAAATTCGACAGTATTTATTACTCATTCTAGTTCGATTGTGTTAAATCTGCTATGACATCACAGGAAACATCACTTGGCTTATGCATGTCAGTGGTTTTATGTTCTCATGTTAGCTGCTGTAATGGTTTCACACAGGAACACAGCATTGCGGGGAAACTCTTCAAAGGTCAAATCTGATAAACACGAAGGATCCTCCCACTCATTATGAttccaccctgtgctgatcaaaaatcaaagatcataaaaataaaacaccgtAGAACACGTATACACATGTAGAACTTATTAATAGGTCACTGTTCCACCAAGCCTGAGTGCTGAAGGTCGCATACCGCACCAGGAAATGACGCATTATGACACCCATCGTTTCTCTCCTCTAGTAAAATTGATTCGTTCAGTCAAATGGTAGAAATTTCCTTTTATAGAATGACAAGTTTTTGaattaaaataacagcaacaacaaaaagaaagttAAAAAGAACTCATCGAGGTGAACAGTTATCAGCTGTGACATCAGCGCGTGTTTTTGTGTCCCAGAAGTGACAGTGTTGATTTTGAGGAAATAATCGATCAGCAACAGGAATATTTGCTTGTTGTTGTCACAAGGTGCCGGAAAGTGAATGTTGGACTTCAGCATTTGATCTGTCCCTGGCTCCAGTCGGCCTGGATGTTCTCCCTCAGAGAACACCTGGCCTTGCAGCTTTTGACATGTCACTGCAGCGACACATGTAGCCCCGGCTGGGGCGAGATGACGCAATATTTCCCAGGTGAAACTGAAACCGAACCGAGTGACTCACTTACGGCATTGTGCTCCAATGATTGACATTTATCTCTCAGCTGCGGTCGCAGTTCTTAGAAATCCTCGGTCTGAGCTCAGCGTGAGAAGACAAAATAATGCCTCAGCGTAACCGATATGGCGTATGCAACACGCAGGCTACAGCACCGATATTTAATGGAAGCACTTTAGTAGCCTTGATGGGTTTATATGGGATTAAATCTCTTAAAATGGTGGAACTGACCAATTATCTTCCTCTCTTTTAAGGGACCCCAGTGAGTGACACGGTGTGCGAACGCTGTCCTGTTGGTCACTTCTCCGCCAGCGACTCTTCCACCGAGCCCTGTCAGCCCCACAGGAACTGCTCCAATCTGGGCTTTAAGACCCTGAGGTGGGGCACATCCACGACGGACAGCCTCTGCGCCACCCAGGACAAGGCGGCCATGCTGGAGTGCTCTGATCATCACGCCCTGTGCCACAATGGTGAGATGTTCAGGACGCCGCAGGGTTCCGATGGGGAGGCTCCGGAATGCGACCTCGCACGCATCCAATGGTGTTTTCCAACCAAAACCCCAATTGTCAACAGCTTCGTATCAGTAACAAACCGAATCATTTCAGTCGTTTCTCTCCGGCGCGGGGGATTTCCTCGGTCGGGTCCGCCGTCCAGATTCCATTCTTTTCCAAGTTCTTGCGTGTTTGAACACCAACACAGAGCGTGGGGGTGAAGGGCATGTTCCAGGCACTGCTGTCGTAATGACCCCTGATGGATCCACTATGTCTGCGACATACCTGAATGATAATAACAGGGAAAATCAAGAGATGTCAAGCCAACacattcaacacacacaaaacaaattaCGCAAAAAATGTGCCTGAAGTCCTGGACCCTCAGAAaccacaggaacacacacgtacagatGGTGCAGACGGTGTCTCATTCAAACCCACTGTCCCTCAGGGACGCTGACATGCCCACAAACATTAATGTTCAAATTGTTTACCTGCGGACTGCACCACCACAGCTtgctgctggtttttttttatgtttgtttgtattgggttttttttaacaaagaaagatgaaaacttCCCAGAGTTGCCACATGATATGGAGAAAACCCAACATTACAGTGTCAGTATGTCCAGAATCCGACTATCCGACAGTTTAAAACCTCACAATCTTCGGAGTTGATGAGGTAGAAATGGTGTCAAGTCGGAATTAGTGTCAGGGCAGTTTCACGCTGCAAGgttttggaggttttttttttaaaagttaaacagTCTGTATTTTAGGCGAGCAGTAAACTAGCGTACCACATCGGTGCAGCTCACTCCGGTTCACTGATTTGCAGCACAAATGGGTTCAGTTTGGTTTGGCTCCGCTAGATGATGCCAGTGGGGACCAGGATGAGGGGAAATCTTTGTTTCTGTTGCGGTTGAATTACAGGccaacagtcacacacacaaacatgcacaaacaaaGCCAGACTTAGGCTGATGGAACTCCAGGGCCCACAGTATAGTCAGAACTAGTGTAAACATGGCCGTGTGTACTCTGAAGGAAACCTCTGTGACGAACATCTCGGGCAATAGCTTGCATTTCAAATTTGCTCAGATTCAGGCTAGTGAGCTAATCTTGCTGACCTACCAACACAGCTAATATCAGAGGTTAAGGCCTGACATGTTCTATTCCGGAAATCTGTGTTACGCGTGGCGCGTGTTGAAATTGTGACTGTGACGTCAAGTCTGCAGGGTGAGTCACTGCGGTCTGAAAAAATCGGGCAAAATTCCTTCATAGTAAAATGAATTGAATTATCCTTTCAGAACGATGGTAGGGACGCGTTTAGTGACGCTGTGACTCATCAGAAATATCCTCAATGTGACATCATAATGTGCAGTGTCAGCACAGGCTGCTTCCAAACATGATGATAATGCAAAATGTCCTAGTGTGTATAAAGGTTTCCCAGCCATGTTTTAAATCATGACTATCATGATTGTAGCAGCATAGCTGCATTATAATGTGTCCAGCGTGAACCAGTAGagattttcactttgtttctcTGCCCAGATGTGACGCTGTGCGAGGAGGCCGTCTACCAGTCGCTCTCCTCGCTGCGGCTGTCGTCGGTGCCCCTGGAGAGGCTGCTGGAGAGTCTTCCTGGACGCAAGGTGGATCGCAAGAGCCTTGAGCGTTTGAAGAAAACCTGCTCGCCCCAGCAGCAGGTGCTTCAGCTGCTGCGGCTGTGGCGGGAGCGGAACAAGGACCAGGACAAGCTCTACGGCATCATACAAGGTACGGTGGCGCCGCCGTTTCCCCGGCATCAGGTGCTGCATTTGAATGCTTCTACTTACGACCGTGTCCCTCCAGGGGTGCACCACTGTGAGAGGAAAGTCTCCCGCTGCAACAGCTTGAAAAACCTGACCCTGAACGACCTCCTGATCGTCGCCGAGAGCCTGCCGGGGGTCAAAGTTCATCAGGAGGACATCCTGGCTGTGGTTTCGTCCTGCCTCCCCAGGCAGTacatcctgcagctgcttcacctCTGGCAGACGGCGAACTACGACCTAGACCTGGCCAAAGGCCTGTCGCACAGTCTGAGGGTGATGCGTAGCAGGGAGGCACCACGCTACCTCCTCCGAGGCCTGAAGAAGATCAGCCGCATCATCGGAGCCAACTCGGCGCACAAGTTATACGAGAAGATGTTCGTCAGCATGCTGCAGGATGAGACATGTTTTAAAGCTCTGAAACCATTAAATGAATAGGAACCAGATGGTACAAAGAGATAATGTGAGCAGAAGAGAACGAGCAGGTTATATATCAGGACTTCAGAGTCAACCGAGGCTCAAGAGGAGGCCTCATTTAATCCAATTCCCTAGGTCAAAATGAGGATGTTTTGTCAGGAAGGCTACCAAATTCACCCTGAGGCTCTTTATCAGTCTGCAGCGATGCGTTCAATGACctaaaaaggaaattaaaattatcaagtaaagaaaaagaaagaacttTCTGACCAGAgtctgtgaaagaaaaaaaacactatttaaaatgtaaatattacaCTATTTTATGAAAGAAAGCTGGCTGTTGTGTCTGTATTATAGTTGCTTTCTCGCTGATTGAGAGGAAGGAATAGTTTTATCATGAAATATGTGTTTTCTATTCTAaaattttttctttgtttgtttggactGGATTGTCGGCAAAAAAAgctcatctttgtttttgtttttataattgTCAGCTTTTTGAATGTATAAAGGAGTGCAATTTGTTGTCTATTTAATATGTAAAGGCTTGTTTTTACTTTATCTGATCCAAATGCTGCAAACTCATGAAGTGATATTTGTTTAATGGGTTTCACCTTTATATTTGGAAACCTATGTTCTTTATTGTCTATTTTTGCCATACTGCTCCCGTTTAAGCTTGTGTAAACACTAATGCTCTGATTAAAACGAGtttgtaattattttattttattttttggtacTTTTATACTTTTTTGTACTTTTATATGTTGGAAACCTGCGACCAGCCATCATGCAGCCTTGTAGCAATGCGGTTCTGGGCACGTACGTGCAGGAAAGAGAATTTTTTATACAACCTATTTATCTTTGCTGGCATTTACAGGCTCGTTTCAGTCTGACTTCAACTCTTTAACTGTAGCcaagtggttaaataaagtttcaTTTACACTTGGGAGGAATGATGGTGCGTAAACGTTTGAGAGGATTCCATCCACGTTGCTCACATCCTGTGGATCATCGACCCTCTCCGTGGGAGACCTTCCACGTTACCTTTTTTGTCCTTCACTGTGGCAGTATCCATGTGTTTCGCTGGAATTCAACTTGATTTAGATGAGTGAAGTGACGTGAAGGTCACTTGTGCttggtggggaggagaggatgtcATCAAAAAGCCAGAATTAAACAATGAAATGTAAAATCTGGCAATGAGGTTGAAGAATATGCTGACAATATTTACAAGAACAGCTCATGTTTCAGCTCAAAGGGGGTTTCTCCAGTCTCGTATTCATTGGAGCTGCACCCTGTGGTGTAAGTTTTAAGACATATTCTGGTGGAAACCGGGGAGGAAATGACAAATATGTCGATATAGGTTTGACTCAGCTCGTAACATACCGATTGCCGTATCTTCTCAATGGAAAATGCTGACTTCCTGACTGTATTTTCAGATGTTTCATCAACCAGTATGCAGGCAATGATTTTATTTCGTTTTAGATTTGAACTGCAGAAagtttaggatttttttttttttcgtaaagaaaataaagacaaaatgcTGTAAATTTCACAGTGGCAAAATCAGTGAGTCACAAGCCCCAAATCCCCGAGTTGGTTTTTACAGGCAATATGAATATAGTTGAAACTGGTGTGACATGATATTTTAGAGCAAAGTGGGCTTCATCTCTGGATACGAGACAGTATTTATAGAAATGTACcccaaaataaaatcttttgCTATGGTACAGGTTAAATATCCCCGTTGCATATTGACCTCTGTGGTTTCACACATCAGCcaccacagaaaaacacacacccccAATACTTCCCCTATAAATTCGAATATGATTCTCCTCTCAATTCTACCTAAACAGCAGTTACGACCAAAACGACGTCATGGTGAGTCGTGTGGGGTGTTTTTTAATGATGTATTTCTGTTCGTTGTGATGCTCTGCAGGCTAACTCAGTGAGATACAGGGTCgagatttttggttttatgtaAATTCAGGAGAGAAAAACGTGTTATGCTTTCATTTAGATTCCTTAAAATCAGATATACTGTAGTTATAAATGGTTGTTAAGGCTGAAATGACATATTTTCTATCTTTCTTTTCAAATCCTATTAATTTTCACTAATCCTGATGAAAGGAAACTTTGCAGTTTCCTTTCATCCAAACTTTAGCTTCAGTGTAAATATTACGATCCGGCCGATAGGTTtgtttaaaacacacaatttcCCAGAGGCAGATGTTGCgaaatgttttcctttgttgATCCTGCTCGACGGGAATCAATGAAACTGTTTAGACTCAATGTTTGGTCCTTCCCTCATCCAGACTGCCCCGCGCTTGTTCCCAATGCCGACGTCATACTTAGCTTAATTTAATATTATTGGCTGACTTACGCAATCATCCGTACTGAAGGGCATCTTGTTCGGACGTCGTAGTATTATGACGTAACGAACACCATCGGCTCTCTCCACAGCTCCTCGTCAAGCTGCTATTCCTTCTTCCTTCATCTGCCCTGTGCGCTTCTTCAGTGGTGGATTCAACCCCTACCTATGAGCACCAAGATCCGTCCACTGGGAAGACACTCCTCTGTGACAAATGTCCTCCAGGCACGCACATGGCCGCGCACTGCACACCCTCCACGTCGACCAAGTGTGTGCCATGCGGGGAGAATCACTTCACCGAGCTGTGGAACTACCTGCCCAGGTGTCTGTACTGCGGCAACTTCTGCTATGAGAACCAAGAGGTGGAGACGGAGTGCTCGGCCACCAGCAACAGGGTCTGTCGGTGTAAGGAGGGCTTCTACTCGTCTTCTGACTTTTGCTTCAGGCATTCAGAGTGCAAGCCTGGCCTGGGAGTCAAAACCAAAGGTATGGAACGATCTGTCTGATTGATTTGGAGGAAGGGGGAACCAGGCACCCCAGTCTCACTATAGCAGTAATGTTTCAAGATGAGGGACTCCCTGGAAAAAAGGTTGTCGCAATCGTCTTCCAGGAACGTCCATAACGGACACCGTGTGTGAACACTGCGCTGATGGCTATTTCTCCAATTCGTCTTCTGCGGAGGATCCGTGCGTAAAACACCGGGAATGCGCACCGGGACAGAATGTGCTCCTCTGCGGATCAGTGTACCATGACGCGGTGTGCGGCACTTGCGAGGATCTTGCCAGTCAGGGTCAGTTCTTTAAAAAGATCTTTTTATCACCAGCAATTTATGAGGGTTGATATTTTTTCAATGGAGCAACTCGTGTTCTCAGGTGAGATCTACAGGGTGATCGTCTCTAGACTCTTCAAGACGCAGCGGATGCGTCTGGGGAAAATGAGGAAATTCGTCGCCAGGTGAGCTTCGCTGTCTTATAAATCACTGCAACCCTCTTTCTTACGCTCACCTAAAGTATACACGTCACCTCCTTCCGTCAGGTACGTCTCTAAGCCGGGCAGGCCAGTCTCCAGACACAGGGGTACCCTGCTGGAGCAGATCACGCTATGGTTGTCCGAGGCgcctgtggagcagctgaagaaaCTGCCGGAGGTGCTGAGGGCAACGCAGCTCAACTCGCTGGCAGACAAACTAGAGAAAACCGTCTCTGCCCTAAACTGCAATTCCATTTGACACAGAAGGGCATTTTGGGGGTCATTTTTGCCCACTCGAAATTATTATTGGATTGTAATTCTAATTTGAAATGCGTGTTGAAGTGCATGATAATGTTATTTTCTACTGCGctaaatattttgtatttttaagtgAGTATAAGCTTTATAATGAGTAAactttaaactaaaaaaaatgttgcctgTATTTTGTGACAAGTAAATCTTGGGAAATGCAAGAAATCGAGTTGCGCACTGCCGGATGTAATTCTGTAAACTTGTCGAGCGATGTCGCTGTTTCTTCTCTCACGTTTACAATACAGCGTGTCAATGGGACGCACTGAGAATTGTGACAAGTAGTTACCTCAGCCGTCACATATCTGACTGAAGAAAATAATGTTGACACTGGACAAAGAAACAGATTATTACACTTTGGTAATGTTCTGGATTCGAGACAGACTTTGACCATTGGTCATCCAAAAATTAAAGAACAAGATAAAAGCTAGAGGGAAATGATCATAAAGCAATCCAATATATATGCAACCTTGTATGACTAGTGCTTCAAATATTATTCTATGGGGTTGATCCACTATATGTGGGTAAATAACCTGCTGGGGAGAGGTCTGCACTCCCCTTGTGCTCCCctacccccctccaccccccaccccttcaacagacacgcacacacaaaaataaaaatggtggTTGACAACATGCGAGTTGCTTCTATCACAGAGAAATTTATGGAAAAAGTGCAAACACTAACCCATAACAGGGCTCCAGAGTAAAATTTCTATCCTGgtgatactttttttttaaaatgtaaaaactctTTCAATTTGTATTGATTAGAAGTTAATAATAAGAAGGGAAAGGCCCTGTGTCCTGATAGGATTGACCCAATGCAATCCCCCTACTGGCCGCTAGAGGTCCCTATTTCTTATCTCTGCGGCCCTGGCGCTGCCTGCTCATTAACATCGGTCTGCACACAATCAACGCCTCCTCCTGCCACGCCACACACAGCAGCGGCACCGCATCGGCTCTCGGCTGTGGCATCACCGAACGGGGAGGGGCTCCGGATCCCACTATTGGCTGGTGTCGCTTTTACGGTGGGACCAAAGCAGGGAAGGATGTGAGAGAGCTCCCAGTCAGATCATATCCGCGGAGCGCAGAATCTGCTCGCGTTTCAGCATGACTTTAAGGAGATCGTAGGGTTCttccattttattcatttatcccACGTCTTCCTGCAGCACTCCAGCCTTGGACCCTCTACGCACGGGAGCGAGATGAGCGCACGGAAACGCGGTTACATTGTCCGGACAACgcgagagacggagggacgcgTGTAACCGGCGTCGGCACCACCTGACACCTCTGCGTCTCACGCTCGTCTTTTCTTCCTCGGAACTGGGTCCTCCTTTCTCATGCGTTGACTGGACTTTCTCCCGGCTGTTTTTGAGggatcttttttaaaaacaaatctgcaGCGAAATGGGTGAAGAGGTGTCAGAGGTCCCCAAAGAGCTTGTGGGTAAGAACCGACGCGGATCATTCGCAGCCATGTGTCCACGCTGGAACAATCAGTGCGTGCATGCGCTCCGGAGCGAGACCTTCTTGAACTAATCCAATAAACCCCATTTATTGCTGGCTGTGGCAGGCAAACAGCTTTAATTCTGCATCTCCTGtaatagtaaaaaaaataactccAAGAGCCATACATGGACAGATTGGTTTACTCCTTAAATTACAGGAGGTTTACTTAATTTCCTACTGATAAACCAGTCAGAACAGTCTGTTTATACAGTATAAACAGGCTGTTTAGAATTTACTTCAATGTGCTGTGTACACACCAGATCTTGACTGGGCTAATGTTATAGCGAAATAGAGACTATATTTGGAagaacattttaattatttaggTGCAGGTGTCCAGCCTGTTATTTATAAGCCAAACAGAAACCCCCTAAACAGTTTCTGGGGTTTGACCAactctttcttcttttatgATACTGCATTTTAGGCTAAATGTGGGCACATAGACCCTGCAAGCTCAGAGTCTCTTTGTTTAGGGAAGGAGCTCAATTCTTGGCAGCCAAGTGTGATGTTTGATGAGCTGTTTGAAGGGGAAAAACTGCTCAGTCATTGGCCAGTTGTGCATTCATACTTTAACGGTTTACTCATTTGCTTTGCTAGGGCTCAGTATGATCGTCTGTTTTAAGCTCTTAACTGGAATTAAAAGGAACTTGGTTATAGGATAAT comes from the Takifugu rubripes chromosome 7, fTakRub1.2, whole genome shotgun sequence genome and includes:
- the LOC101061342 gene encoding tumor necrosis factor receptor superfamily member 11B, with product MCARTLKSNPTMKLILLITASLSWAFQQQGDPPKYQYLDPVTSDLLMCDQCPPGTAVKTHCTADAPTECQACPEKHFAENWHWGDTCQFCTSVCKERQLVKQQCNRTHDQLCECAPGYHLVVEFCIAHNSCPPGYGVTAAGTPVSDTVCERCPVGHFSASDSSTEPCQPHRNCSNLGFKTLRWGTSTTDSLCATQDKAAMLECSDHHALCHNDVTLCEEAVYQSLSSLRLSSVPLERLLESLPGRKVDRKSLERLKKTCSPQQQVLQLLRLWRERNKDQDKLYGIIQGVHHCERKVSRCNSLKNLTLNDLLIVAESLPGVKVHQEDILAVVSSCLPRQYILQLLHLWQTANYDLDLAKGLSHSLRVMRSREAPRYLLRGLKKISRIIGANSAHKLYEKMFVSMLQDETCFKALKPLNE
- the LOC101061564 gene encoding tumor necrosis factor receptor superfamily member 11B-like, coding for MLLVKLLFLLPSSALCASSVVDSTPTYEHQDPSTGKTLLCDKCPPGTHMAAHCTPSTSTKCVPCGENHFTELWNYLPRCLYCGNFCYENQEVETECSATSNRVCRCKEGFYSSSDFCFRHSECKPGLGVKTKGTSITDTVCEHCADGYFSNSSSAEDPCVKHRECAPGQNVLLCGSVYHDAVCGTCEDLASQGEIYRVIVSRLFKTQRMRLGKMRKFVARYVSKPGRPVSRHRGTLLEQITLWLSEAPVEQLKKLPEVLRATQLNSLADKLEKTVSALNCNSI